A region of Solanum dulcamara chromosome 7, daSolDulc1.2, whole genome shotgun sequence DNA encodes the following proteins:
- the LOC129896506 gene encoding chloride conductance regulatory protein ICln isoform X2 — protein MSGLRFVAERTGDSAGQPFLDTDNGEELMYVQPGTAIVLGSRPPESPGTLYITTKQVVWLSDTDRSKGYAVDFLSVSLHAVSRDPEAYPDPCLYAQIDNGVEDDQSEGSSDEADESTDLSRITELRLVPSDPNQVDTLFQIFCECAELNPEPIEEEEEEHNWIFSADQLENQEAEEDSEWMISQNSTHPIGHSNGDHDLAHNVLQLQINDQRFEDAEEMDSDSKNGHH, from the exons ATGTCAGGCTTGAGGTTCGTTGCTGAAAGAACCGGTGACAGCGCCGGACAGCCATTCCTCGACACCGACAACGGCGAGGAACTCATGTATGTTCAGCCTGGAACTGCCATAGTCCTCGGCAGCCGCCCTCCTGAGTCACCTGGCACTCTCTATATCACCACCAA GCAAGTGGTATGGCTAAGCGATACAGATAGGAGTAAAGGTTATGCTGTTGATTTCCTGTCTGTTTCACTTCATGCTGTCTCTAGAGACCCTGAGGCTTATCCGGATCCTTGTTTATATGCTCAG ATTGACAATGGAGTGGAGGATGACCAATCAGAAGGTTCCAGTGATGAGGCTGATGAGTCCACAGATTTATCAAGGATCACTGAGTTGAGACTTGTGCCATCAGATCCTAATCAAG TGGATACTCTCTTCCAGATCTTTTGTGAGTGTGCTGAGCTTAATCCTGAACCAATTGAAG aggaggaagaagagcaTAATTGGATCTTCAGTGCAGATCAGCTGGAAAATCAGGAAGCTG AAGAAGATTCTGAATGGATGATTTCTCAAAATTCTACACATCCGATTGGTCATTCAAATGGGGATCACGACTTAGCTCATAATGTGCTTCAG CTTCAAATTAATGATCAAAGGTTTGAAGATGCGGAGGAAATGGACAGTGACAGCAAAAATGGTCATCACTAG
- the LOC129896506 gene encoding chloride conductance regulatory protein ICln isoform X1: MSGLRFVAERTGDSAGQPFLDTDNGEELMYVQPGTAIVLGSRPPESPGTLYITTKQVVWLSDTDRSKGYAVDFLSVSLHAVSRDPEAYPDPCLYAQIDNGVEDDQSEGSSDEADESTDLSRITELRLVPSDPNQVDTLFQIFCECAELNPEPIEEEEEEHNWIFSADQLENQEAALEEDSEWMISQNSTHPIGHSNGDHDLAHNVLQLQINDQRFEDAEEMDSDSKNGHH; the protein is encoded by the exons ATGTCAGGCTTGAGGTTCGTTGCTGAAAGAACCGGTGACAGCGCCGGACAGCCATTCCTCGACACCGACAACGGCGAGGAACTCATGTATGTTCAGCCTGGAACTGCCATAGTCCTCGGCAGCCGCCCTCCTGAGTCACCTGGCACTCTCTATATCACCACCAA GCAAGTGGTATGGCTAAGCGATACAGATAGGAGTAAAGGTTATGCTGTTGATTTCCTGTCTGTTTCACTTCATGCTGTCTCTAGAGACCCTGAGGCTTATCCGGATCCTTGTTTATATGCTCAG ATTGACAATGGAGTGGAGGATGACCAATCAGAAGGTTCCAGTGATGAGGCTGATGAGTCCACAGATTTATCAAGGATCACTGAGTTGAGACTTGTGCCATCAGATCCTAATCAAG TGGATACTCTCTTCCAGATCTTTTGTGAGTGTGCTGAGCTTAATCCTGAACCAATTGAAG aggaggaagaagagcaTAATTGGATCTTCAGTGCAGATCAGCTGGAAAATCAGGAAGCTG CTTTAGAAGAAGATTCTGAATGGATGATTTCTCAAAATTCTACACATCCGATTGGTCATTCAAATGGGGATCACGACTTAGCTCATAATGTGCTTCAG CTTCAAATTAATGATCAAAGGTTTGAAGATGCGGAGGAAATGGACAGTGACAGCAAAAATGGTCATCACTAG
- the LOC129895422 gene encoding UDP-glucuronate 4-epimerase 3-like — protein sequence MDKHRRWTYSITKLVFWTTIFATTLLFLCFHSSPPSHSSTLKWDSNPQWEKRVKLSAHSHSDHFSVLVTGAAGFIGSHVSAALKRRGDGVVGVDNFNSYYDPSLKRARQKLLEQKGVFVIEGDINDENLLKKLFDIVAFTHVMHLAAQAGVRYAMKNPGSYIHSNIAGLVTLFEACKSANPQPSIVWASSSSVYGLNSKVPFSEKDRTDQPASLYAATKKAGEEIAHTYNHIYGLSITGLRFFTVYGPWGRPDMAYFFFTKDILKGKPISVFQGSNNKSVARDFTYIDDIVKGCLGALDAAEKSTGSGGKKKKNAQLRVFNLGNTSPVPVTKLVSILEKLLKVKAKRNVLPLPRNGDVMFTHANISYAHKEFGYKPTTDLQMGLKKFVNWYLDYYSISEKKNY from the coding sequence ATGGACAAGCATCGGAGATGGACATATTCAATTACCAAGCTTGTTTTCTGGACCACCATTTTTGCAACTACCCTTCTTTTCCTATGTTTCCACTCTTCTCCTCCATCTCATTCCTCAACTCTGAAATGGGATAGTAATCCACAATGGGAAAAGCGCGTCAAATTATCTGCCCATTCCCATTCCGATCATTTTTCCGTTCTTGTAACCGGTGCCGCCGGTTTCATCGGGTCCCACGTCTCCGCCGCTCTCAAACGCCGTGGTGATGGTGTCGTCGGAGTCGACAATTTCAACAGCTATTACGACCCATCGTTGAAAAGGGCCCGTCAGAAATTGTTGGAACAGAAAGGGGTTTTCGTTATTGAAGGCGATATCAATGACGAAAACCTTCTGAAAAAACTTTTCGACATTGTTGCATTTACGCACGTGATGCACCTAGCTGCACAGGCCGGCGTTCGTTACGCAATGAAGAATCCTGGTTCTTACATCCACAGCAACATTGCAGGCCTCGTTACCCTTTTCGAGGCCTGCAAATCGGCTAATCCACAACCTTCAATTGTTTGGGCATCATCCAGCTCTGTTTATGGGCTCAATTCCAAAGTACCCTTCTCGGAAAAAGACCGAACAGATCAACCAGCGAGTCTATACGCCGCCACAAAGAAGGCCGGTGAAGAAATTGCACATACGTACAACCATATCTATGGTCTTTCCATTACAGGGTTGAGATTCTTCACTGTTTATGGACCTTGGGGTCGGCCAGATATGGCgtatttcttcttcacaaagGACATACTAAAAGGAAAACCTATTTCAGTATTTCAAGGTTCTAATAACAAAAGTGTAGCAAGGGATTTTACCTACATTGATGATATAGTGAAAGGGTGTTTAGGGGCTTTGGATGCAGCAGAGAAGAGCACAGGAAGTGgaggaaagaagaagaagaatgcaCAATTAAGAGTGTTTAATTTGGGAAATACTTCACCAGTTCCAGTGACCAAGCTAGTTAGCATATTGGAGAAATTGCTCAAAGTAAAGGCCAAAAGAAATGTGTTGCCATTGCCAAGAAACGGAGATGTGATGTTTACTCATGCTAATATTAGTTATGCTCACAAGGAATTTGGATATAAACCCACTACAGATTTGCAGATGGGGTTAAAGAAATTTGTCAATTGGTATCTTGATTACTATTCAATAAGTGAAAAGAAGAATTATTGA